TTCTCTCCTCGGCCATAGCCGGCGCGATGGTGAGCTTCATCGTCGGAGCCGGAATAGCAGACCTCTCAATAGAACTCGTTGGCATGAAAGTTCGCTCGAAGTTCTATGACATTTTCGCATCCCTCCCGGGGAGCGGAATTGAGAAGACCCTCGGGGTCTCTATCGGTATGAGCTTACCAGCACTTCCTTACGTCATTGTACTGGCGTTTTTCCTCACCGTGAGCGGTGGGGTTGAGAGTTTACCGCTAATTCTCTTCGCAGTAACGACCCTCTGGCTCTGGAGCGTCTCCCTGGGGACGTTTCTTGGGGTGAGGATAAAGGAGCCTCTAACGGTTATGAGGCTCTCAACGATTTTAACGACGCTTCTGACGGTCTTTCCGCCAGTGTATTACCCTCTCAGCGTGGTTCCAGAACCACTGAGAAAACCCCTGCTTCTTATCCCCACAGTGAGCGCTTCAACCGTTATGAGCGGAGAACCACCGGAGCTTGCCTTTATTTCCCTGGCTTTTTGATCCGTAATTGGAGTGTTCATGCTCCTTAAATTTGAACTTAGGGAGAGATGAGGAGTCCAACGGCTATACAACAGTTCTCAATGTTCTCAATATCGTTGAGTTTCCAAAGGGTCTCAAGCTTGGCTTAACCGTGATAACCCCCGACTCTGGAAGATTACCTGCTAGCAATCAAGATTTCGCAGGCTATGGTGAAGAGGAGAACCCCAGTTCCGGCGGTTGATGCAGTGGTTGCCGCAGTAGCTATCAACAGGAGTTTAAAGCTCATGACAAAGGACAGACACTTTGGAGTGGATAAAGGAAGAGTTTGGGGGCTGAACCTCCTTGAACAATGATTTCCCTTAGTTAAGCTCTCAATTTTTTGTTCGTCTCCCGATCTCATTTACCCACTTCTCCTTTTCAGCGTAAAACTTCTTAACGCATCTTCTCTGAGCTAGATAGAGAAGCCCTAGGAAAAATACTAGAGCTATTAGCACCCCGGTGTCTGGTTTGAACAAGTATCCAACGGCGAGGGCGAGGAGAACGTTAAGAACAAAGATGCCCTCCACTCTAAGGGCTTTTATTATCCAATCGCTCAGAAAAGAAACAACAAACACCGCGATCGCCATCAGCCAAATCCACGTATCCACACTGACTGCCTTTTGAGGATACATTGTTAAAACCCACGGGAACCATGCTAGGCCAGAGCAGAAGGTCAACTTCAGCCGTTTCAGCTCGTGTAGTGACTTTTTGTGGGCAACATATCCGATAGAGTAGGAGTGCACGCCCGATAGATGGAAAAGCACCATCGCCAGAATAGCGCTTATCCCCCAGCCAACGGCCATATCCCCTGTAAAGTGCTCCCCGGAGCCGAGGAAATAGAAGAGAAGGCCCGAGATGATGTCGTAGCTCATTACCACAAAGAAACCGGCGATTGAAACTGCAGATGCTATGACAAACAACTTTAGCTCAACCCCCCTCCTTTTGAGGATGAACAAAATAACTGCAATGCCACCGACAATAACGAGGAAAACCATCGCAAGGAGGGAAACGTTTTCCAGGTACTCTCTGATTATAGCCCCCAAGCGAGGCCTTCCGTCGATGAAAATTTTCACCGCTACCTTCTCACTACTACCGTTTTCTTGGAGCAGGGTGAAAGTAAAGACGTTCTCTTTTCCAAGGAACATCCAGTTAAGACCCGGTGAAAAAGGCCCCTCGTAATCGTCAGTTATCCTTGAAAGCGCGTACCAGAGTGGAAGCTTTATCCTCGCAGGTGGTTTGAACCAGAGTGGCTTTTCACCCCACCACGCCATTCGCTCTCTGCCATTGTATTCCACGTAGAGTAGCGCCTCTCCCGGCTTCAGCTCAACGCCGTCGACTGAGCTGATGTAAACAGTGAGCTTTCTATTTTCGCCTGCGTTCAGGGTGCAAAATACATCTTTCACCGTTGCGTTGATTCTATGAGGACAGTCTACTGTTGCACCGCTTGCGATTGGAGCCAATAATATGAGTATAAAAAAGACCGAGAGGAGTCTTTTCATAGGCCTTCCCCCAAGTCTCGCTTCGTAGCTCTCTCAATCGCTCGTTTGATTTCAATATATCGGGTTCCCCCCTCCGAGAAGCCCTCTGGAATACCTTCAACTCTGGAAACCCTAACCAGGATATAGAGGGGAAACAGAATGGCTATACCGGCGAAATAAACCGCAAATATTGAGTCCGCTCTAACGGACTTAAGGATGTAAAATACCCATCCGACGGAAAGGGGAAGGGCAATTAACCTTAGGAGCCTGTTCAGGAGCTCATACCTGCTCATGAACAGAGCCACATAAAAGGCTAAAAAGCCGAGCCAAGTAGCATGTTTATAAGTTATGAGCGATATGGGCACAATCTCAACTCCAGTTAAAGCGGGTTTTTTGAGAGTGTGGCCTCGTCCGACCTTCTCAAGGATGTTGGCCTCTTCCCTAAACATGAGAAGGAGGAACGTGGCAATCAGCGAGGGAACGAGGATAGAAAAGTCCCCCTCCATGTTCTCAGGGCTTCCGAGGAAGTAAAGTATGACAAGTGAGGAATAAAGAGAAATCACAAGAATGGCGTACAATGTGAGCCCATAGAGCCATCTGTTTGGGCCTTTTGGCGTTTCTCTTTTTTCGGGTTTAGTCTTGGGAGCCTTTCCAGTTGCTAGTCTTGCAATTTCAAGCAGGTCTTTGTAAAAAGCAACGATGATAGCGATAAAGATAAGCGGAAGAACGGGTTTTATTGAGTGCCATATTGTTGAAAGGACGTCCCCATCTATGAACACCCGGACAGTTATCCTTTCACTCCCTGCTCCGTCCTTAACGAGGAAGGTTAGGGTATGCCACTTGTCGTAGAAGACCCACTTTTCACAGCAGTAGCTCGAGCTCCTATACACAAAGGAAATCGCTTCTCCAGAAGGAATTTCAACAGCAAAGGAGCCATTTCCAGTGTAAAAGCCGTTGCTGTTGGGATACAGAATCTTTCCGCTTTGGTAGAATACGGGAAAGGAGTCGCCGACTCTATATCCATCAATTGAGAGGAGTTTAATCGAAACGTTCTCCTCTCCATAAACGGTGCAGGTTATAGTGTCCTCTACGTGAACTTTCTCCGTGCACTCTATTTTGGCCCCAGAAACTGGACTGAGAGTCATCAAAAGTAATAGAACTAAAATTAAAGAGCCCTTCCTCATACACTCCCCTCCCTCTCCATATCCCTTATCACCCTCTCGAACCTTTCGAGGAGTTCCCTCACTTCAGGACTTCTCTGGGCTACGGGCAGTTGTTCAATCGTTGGAGCGCTCTCGACCTTCAAAACGACGTAATGGGGGTGGAAAAATGCCAGGGCCAAAAACGCGATGGCAAAAACTATGTCAGCGTTCGCGATGAGGACAAGGGTAAGGGCCACAACCAGGGAAACCGGAAGGGCAAGCTTCCTCATCGTTCTGTTGAGCTCGGGTTCCTGGTTGGGGAGGAAGAGAGCTAAGAAAAGAAGCAAACCAAAAACCGTGGGCCATCCACCAAAAGGAACCATCGCCAAAGGTGTCCATTCAAGGCCGGTAATTGGCGCTTCCCTGATTACGTAGGGATACCCGCTTTTTTCCGCTTCCCTGACGAAGATTAGCCATTCAAGGGTTAAACCTGCCAGCACGGTTGTCGGAAGGTACAGCCTGAAATCGCCCAAGATTTTTTCGGGGGTGGCCAGTAGGTAGAAAATCCATGGCGCTACAAGCATTCCTAAATACAGAAAGAGAAAGGCCGAACTTATGAATGAAGACCTCGACGGTTCGGGTGGTTTCAGCTTGTCCTTTTCCCTTTGGGTTTCATCCATGTTCTCTGCCCTTTCAGTTCTCAGAAGTTCTACCAGCTTTGAGAGAAAGAGTATTGCCAGGACAATACCAAGGGCTAGTCCAATCTCACGGATAAAATGTAGGACATCCTTGTCTTCCCAGGGGTAGTGAAGTCTGCCCGAGATGTAAACGTTGACGCTCTTTTCCTCAACCTTCCCGTTTCTGTGGATTATAGCAAACGTCAGGGTGTTTTTCTTGTTATAGAAGACCCAGTAATGCTCCTGCCCCAGCCACGCTTTATCTGCGACAACTTCCATAGCGTTCTTTAGACCAACTGAGAAGTTAAAGGGAACCCTGAAATAATGCCTCCGAGCGTTCCCGGTTATCGTTTCATTCCGGTCTGTGGGGTATCCTGTTACCCAGACGTCTGAATCAACCTGAACCCCGTCAAAGGACTTCAGATAGACTTTAACGCTCTCATTACTCTCTCCAAGAAGTGTGCACCTTAAGGTGAGGTTTGGAGCGCTGACGTGGTCGTCGCAGGAAAGACTAACCCCCGCAACAGAAGGAATGAAGAGGAGAACCACAAGGATTACCCCAATCCCCTTTCTCATTTTAATCCTTGTGTAGTCCTTTCATAAAACTTTTTAAAGTTATCTCAAAAACTCGAAGTCATGAGAAAAGAAACGGCCTTTGGAATCATCATTTTGATGGTGCTCCTATCAGTCTCACGGACAGCTAGCGCTGGGGATATTTCTCACAATCGAACTCTCTCACTTAACTGCGGTCATTTCACAGTAAAAGGGACATGGACATCATATTCGGGTCCTGATGTGATTGTGGAAGGTAGGTGTGCCGTAACTTTCGTTAATCCCACTAACACCACCATTAAATACTCTTTCACTTACTGGAAAAAGCTGAACGTCATTCCTAGGGGTGTGGATTTTGGTTATCAATTCCTCAAACTGCCGGAGAGGTGGATAAAGCCCGGCGAAGTTGTTGTGTACAACCTCTCCATGAAGGGCGAAGTTAAGGGGATAACCGATGTTCTCAAACTGATTGAGGAGGGCAAAATCTCGATAGTTGGCACGGGAGAATTTTGGATGGAAACGAGAGAAAAGACGTCAAAGCACATTCCTTTCAGTGTTGATGTCGTTATACCAGTTAAATTCGAATGGTACAGCGTTTTACTCGCGGTTTCAGCCATTGTTATGCCTGTTGTATGGTTTATTTTTGCCCTCTTAATGGGGATTGTGAATAGGAAAGACGAGGCAAAAGCCTTTGGGTGGGCCATTCTTGCATCGTTAGGAGTTGTTGTGGTGCCATTTTTCGGAATTCTGACAACTCTCAACTTGAAAGCCCAGCTCTTCACTCTCCTCTCCATCGAACTGGCATGGCTGGCGATGTGGTTATCCCTAGTAAACAGAACAACACCCGAGAAGCCGGAGAAAGTTACAGAACTCCTGGGCAATGCTGTCCTAGTTTTTCTCGGACTTTCAGTTTTTACGGCAGTTCTTGGAGGCTACACCGAGGGTAGTTCAGCCCTTACGGGTGGGATAATCTTCCTTGTAGTTCTTCTGGTTGGTATTATGAAGGACAGTCTGGGCGAAAAGGAAAAACGGGGTAAAGTACCGAGGATAGAGCCGTTTCCCTTCGGCCTTGCCCTCTTGTTCCTTTCATACCCCAGTTTGGCTGATTTACTTCTCGGGGGATGGCGGGAAGGATTCGTAATAATGTCCTTTGCAACACTCCTCTTACTTGCCTTGGGAACATGGTTCGTAAGAAAAGCGAAAAGCGGGAGGGAAGTTCAAAGCGTGTAATCCAGAACCTTCTTAGCTTCCTCGATGTGCTCGGGATAGACGTTCTTAATCTCGGGATGGAGGGCCTTAATGACCCTTCCGATGAGGACGAAGAGCGTTCCCGCTATAATCGGAAGCTCGTTTACCACATCTTCCTCAAGTGGAATGTCGCCCGGTATCTTCTTGAGGACGTACTTCCTGATGGGCTCAATCTGAACTTTCTCGTCCTCAATGACGGCCCTGAAGAGGTTGAGGCTGTTCTTGAAGCCCTTGGTAATCGGAATGTGGCGCATCTTTATCGTGCTTGAGCGCTCAGCCTTCGCATTCTCATAGGCAACCTCGAAGAGGTCTGCCAGCTTCTTCTCAACTATGTCCATCATCTCCTCGGCACGGGGCTTTATGACAGCAAGCTCACAGGTCCTCTCCAGAATCTTCTGGAGCTGTGGGTATGGTATTATCATCTCGGCCATGTCCATCACCTCCGCGTTTTTGCCGGGAAATTTTAGTAACTCAGAGTATATAAAACTTTCGAACCCTTTTTAAAGGCACTCCCCAATTGACGGGCATGCTCGGGGTAATCATGGCGTTTCCAGAGAAAAGGTGGGAGAACTACACGATTCCCGTAAATGATAAGCCAGTGGTAAAGCTCACCGAAAAGAGGCTTTTGATGGGCAAGAGGATAGAAAGAGCAATAACAATCGTAAGGAGGGATAAGCTGAAAACTTACTCGCTCCACGTCTCGAACCCCATTCCCGTTTCGGCGAGAAACAAAATCGAGGCCCTTCTCAAAGCCCTTCCAGATGAGCCGTTCTTTCTGGTTGAGGGAAACATGCCCCTGCTCATGCCATTTCTCGTGAACTATCTGGCCGGACTCTACTACGAGAACGAACCTGAGGCCGTAATCCCGGTCTGGCGCGACGGGAGCAGAGAAGTTTTCCACGCCGTTTACGAGCCAGAACCGCTGAGAGATGCAGTGGAATCCGCCTTTGCCGAAGGATATAAGAGCTTTTCAAGGGTTGTTGAGTTCCTCGACTACGAGGCGGTTTCAATAGAGGAGCTCGCAAAAAGAAACCCGAAGGTTACGCTCAGCTTTTTCCGCGTTAAGAGTTCCCTCGATATTGCCTTTGCAGAGAAAACCATGGCGGAGCTCAAAACTCGGGGAGAGCTCTTTTAACGGCCCTCGCTATCCCAACGGCTAGGATGGCCTTTGCCGTATCCACTGGCACGAAGGGAAGAACCCCGATGTAGAGGGCCTTTGCGAAGTTACCCCCGAGGTAGAGGCCGAGCCTCAGCCAGCCGAGTAGATAGATGACGCCAAGGGCCAGCAGAGAGCCCGCAATCCAGAGATATGGATTCTTAAACCTCTCCGCAAAGAGGCCCGCGATAAACGAGGCGAGCGGAAAGGCCAGAAGGTAGCCACCGGTGGGGCCGTAAAGGTGGGCAAAACCACCAGTAAAGCCCGCGAAGATGGGAAAACCAATCGCACCAGCTAAGAGATAAATGGCCTGAGTCAAAAACCCGAGTCTCGCACTGAGGAGAAGACCCGACAGGAGAACCATGAGGACCTGCAACGTGAAGGGAACGGGCCCTAGGGGTATTTCAATCTGGGCACTTACAGCAGTTAATGCCACGAAGAGGGCGGTTAGAGATATTTCCCTCGCGTTCATGTCGGCTAAATTGGGGCTCATCTTTAAAAGAGTTAGCGTTCCCGTAGGTGTGATGATTAGGGTGGAAAACCTCCACTTTGCCTACCGCCAGAGAGAGGTCCTTAGGGGGATAGACCTCACCCTCGGGGAAGAAATCCTCGCTCTAGTTGGCCCGAACAGGAGCGGAAAGACGACACTGGCGAAGCACCTCAACGGCCTGCTCAGGCCGGGAAAAGGCAGGGTTCTGGTCGATGGGCTCGACACGAGGGAACATACGGTAGCCGAGCTCAGCAGAAAGGTTGGCTACGTCTTTCAAAATCCCGAGCACATGTTCTTTGAGGAAACGGTCTTTAAGGAGGTTGCCTTCGGGCCAAAGAACCTTGGGCTCGATAGGGAGGAAGTTGAGGAACGCGTTAGGTGGGCCCTCAAAGCGGTAAACCTCGAAGGTTTTGAGGAAAGAACCCCCTACTCCCTCAGCGGTGGTGAGAAGCAGAGGTTGGCAATAGCCTGTGTCTTAGCTATGAGGCCAAAATATTTAATCCTCGACGAACCCACGACCGGACTCGATTTGAAGGCCGAGAGGAGCGTTGTGGAGGTCATTACGTCCCTCAGGGAAAAGGGTCACGGAATCCTCCTGATAACCCACGACATGGATTTGGTTCTGGAGCTTGCCGACCGGGTTGTTCTCCTCAACGAGGGAAGGAAGGTCTTCGATGGACCCGTTGAGGAGTTCTTCAGGCTCGACGTTGAAGGATACGGCCTGGAACGGCCGGAGCTTCTGATTCTGGCCGAGAAACTGGGGACAAGCTTCGTGAGGAGTGCCGAGGAACTTGTCGGGAGGGTCGGCGGTGATTTATCAGTTCTACGTTGAGAGGAAGTCCTTTCTGCACTCCCTCGACCCAAGGGTTAAAATAATCGCCACGTTGCTCGGGATAGCTTCCCTCATGCTGTTCAATGACCCCAAGGTTCTCGTCCCCATGTTCTTCCTCATCCTGTTCTCGGGAAGGCTCCTCGGAAGGCTTGGAATCGGCGAGCAGTTAAGGCTTCTGAAGCCCCTGGCATTTCTGGTGATTCTGACCCTTTTTCTGTGGCCCTTGATTTACAAACCAAGGCTTGTGGGCCTTCTTCTCGGAGTTTCGTTCTCGCTTCGTCTCTTGGGCTTTGGCCTGATAACGTTTCAGCTACTCATGACAACGAGACAGAGGGAACTTGTGCTCGGCTTTGTGAAGCTCGGCGTTCCCTACGAGATAGGCCTGACCCTTACCATAGCCCTCCGCTACATTCCAACGCTCTACGGCATAGCAAACACAATCATGGACGCCCAGAGGAGTCGCGGTCTTGAGCTCGATAGGGGCAATATATTGAGCAGAATAAGGAAAACCGTCCCAATCCTGATTCCGCTAATAGTTGCCTCCCTCAAAACCGCCCACGAGCTCAGCATAGCCCTTGAGAGCAGGGCCTTTGGAGCGGGCAAGAAAAGGACGTTTTACAGGGACATTGAAATGAGGGGGACGGATTATGTGGTTCTCTCCACCGTTGTTTTGGCCTTTGCCCTGCTCCTGTACCTGCGTTTTGTCCACGGGTTTGGACACATGCTCATCTACCGGCAATGAGTTTTACGAGGGAATCAACGGGAATCGAGTGGTCTCCAAGGCTTCCTATCTGCTCTGGAGGGGATTTTAGAACCGTTACGTTCAGCTTGTGGTGTCCCCGGTAGGAGCTCGTCCTGAGGACGAGGAGGGCATCGAAGAGCTCGGGGAGGAGGAACAGCCTCGCGAATTCACTGGGAAGGTCGAGCTCGTTGAGGGTTAGAGTCTCGTGGTGGAGAACCAGGGTGAGCATCATCTCATCTGTTTTCCTTCTGAGCTCAAGAATAGTTTCACGGGAAACATCTTTGAGGGCTGAAAACTGGGAAACAAGGACGAGAGAACCCTCTTCAACGTACTCAAGGGCCTGCAGGAGTTCATCACCGCTGTAAACGTTTGCCGAGAGTAGGTTTGATGGCTCGACTTCGAGGGCCTTGAGAACTCCCGGCGAAAAGGTCCTCTTCGGTCCGACGTGATAGGCTTTCCCACCGCGAAGGGCCTCGCCCAGAAGGGTGTGAACGAAAAGCGAGCCGGCTAACTCATCGGTGGAGACAAGGGCCGAGAGTGAGGCCTGACTGAACTCAAGGGGAAACCCCTCGAAGGGTTTTATCCCGCTGATTTCCTCGACTGGTTGGAAAAAGCCCGGCATCGTGAACCCTTCGCGGAAGTCCTATTTATCCTTTCCGCTCATGGATGGAACATTCCAAGGGTTGCAATTCCCATCAGTCCGAGGATTCCGGCGATGATTAGCTCAACCACAATCGCTATCAGCCACGCCAGGAACGCCCTAATCCAGTCCGTGTGGAAGACGACCTTGATGACCCACACGTAGGTTACTATGAAGGCCAGCCAGCCGAGGGAGATGCCAAACGGCCCCATCACCGAAAAGACCAGCGACACTATTCCACCAACGATTAGCCCGAGGAGTCCACCGCCGACGATTGCAACCATCGCGCCGATAACCGAGGCGTCCTTTATCCCGACAAGCTTCGCGCTGAAGGCCAGCACTAGCCCCGCTATGAATAGCGCGAAGAGAAAGCCTATCAGCGTGGCTACTCCAAACCCCGTGAGAGGCACCATCCCGGCATGCCCGTACACCGTATCACCCGACCTATTTACGGCGAGGTTGTTTAATAACTTGTCCCAAAAGGCCTATAAGGTTCAACTCCAACGGGAGCCGGTGGTTAGAATGAGCATTGAAAAGGCTCTGTGGGACTTCTTCTACAACTACTTCTGGGAGCCGATGTTCACGAGGAGTGGCTACAACGCGGTTAATACCTTCGTCTACGCACTGCTGTTTGGTTTGGGAGTCATCTATTCCTATCGCTACATCATCAAGCCACTGAAAATAAAGGTTGACGAGAGGCTCTTCTGGGCAGTAACGCCGATGGTCGTCTTTGGAGCAACGGTCAGGGCCCTCGTGGACGGTGGGGTATTGCCGGAGAACCCCCTGATTTTGACACCGGGAATCTTTTTCACGGCCTTTGCCCTGATAGTCCCAGCAATCGTTGCCGATGCAAAGCTGAAGACGTATCCTAAGATAACGATAGCTTGGGGAACCATTCTGGCACTCTGGGCGAACTACCTCTTGGTTACGCACGCGAAAAACTGGCGCCCCTACGAGCTGACCCTTATCCACACGGCTATAAGCTGGGCGGTAGTTCTGGCGTTCTATAAGTGGAAGCCCTTCGACAGGCTCTACCTGTATCCCGTGCTGGCCCACTACTTTGACATAGCCTCAACGGTGGTTGGAATCCACTTCTACCACTACCACGAGGTTCACTGGGTTGAGAGCCACCTCGTCCAGTGGTTCGGGGCCTACATCTACTACCCGTGGATAACCCTTATCCTTGTCGTCGTCTACTACGCCCTCCAGAAGCTCGTTCCCGACGAAGAGGAGAGGAAGTTCTGGTATCTGGCAATCTACGTCCTCGGCCTCGGCCCGGCGATACGCGACCCGGCCCAGATGGTCCTTCAGGTGTGAGAGTTTTGCCTTCCTCTATTTCCCTCCTCAGCGTTTTCGCTTCTTCCTCGGCCTTCCTCACGCGGAAGACCCTCGCGATTCTCTCTATGGCCTCAAACTTTCTCACCACTCCGTCGAGCCACGTGAAAACGTCACCGGGATAGACTATCAGCCCGTAAACCTTCCTGAAATGCTCCGCTATCTGGGTCGGGTGCTTCCCGCTCCTGCGGAGTTCTATAATAAGGTTCCCAACGCGCTCCATCGCGTATTCGGTGCAGTCCTCTTCACCGCACATGAAGAACTCCTGGTAGATTGTGAAGAGCCTCTCGGCCGCGTTCGGGCTCAGCTCCGGGATAACCTTGTCGAGCTCTTCCAGAATCGAGGCGAAGCTGGAGGAAAAAACGTTGGAGCTTATCCTCCCCCTCACAGCGCTTTCAAGTTCTCTCTGGAGCGTCCCGCTCAAATAGAGGTTCTCGAAGGGGAGCAGTTTGAGGGCAATCCAGCGGATTGGTTTTTCCCTCAGGTTCTTCCTTATAAACTCGGCCTCCTTCGGCAGGAGGAAGCTCATACTCACAGCTCTTCCATAGGGGGTGACCTCGACCAAAGAGCCCCTGAGCTTTACGAGCTCGAACTCCTCCAGCTTCTCAAGGACCTTCTCAGCGCTCTGGTTAGCCCCGAGGCATCTCGCCTGAACTTCCTCGATGACGTCGAGCCTGTTGAAGACGCAGGAGTGAGCTAAGACGTTGTCCTGCTCAAGCTCGTCGCTCCACTCAACGGTAACGGGCTCTATAGGAGCCGTCAAAAGC
Above is a genomic segment from Thermococcus sp. containing:
- a CDS encoding multidrug transporter is translated as LSSAIAGAMVSFIVGAGIADLSIELVGMKVRSKFYDIFASLPGSGIEKTLGVSIGMSLPALPYVIVLAFFLTVSGGVESLPLILFAVTTLWLWSVSLGTFLGVRIKEPLTVMRLSTILTTLLTVFPPVYYPLSVVPEPLRKPLLLIPTVSASTVMSGEPPELAFISLAF
- a CDS encoding DUF1931 family protein, with amino-acid sequence MAEMIIPYPQLQKILERTCELAVIKPRAEEMMDIVEKKLADLFEVAYENAKAERSSTIKMRHIPITKGFKNSLNLFRAVIEDEKVQIEPIRKYVLKKIPGDIPLEEDVVNELPIIAGTLFVLIGRVIKALHPEIKNVYPEHIEEAKKVLDYTL
- a CDS encoding molybdenum cofactor guanylyltransferase, which encodes MLGVIMAFPEKRWENYTIPVNDKPVVKLTEKRLLMGKRIERAITIVRRDKLKTYSLHVSNPIPVSARNKIEALLKALPDEPFFLVEGNMPLLMPFLVNYLAGLYYENEPEAVIPVWRDGSREVFHAVYEPEPLRDAVESAFAEGYKSFSRVVEFLDYEAVSIEELAKRNPKVTLSFFRVKSSLDIAFAEKTMAELKTRGELF
- a CDS encoding biotin transporter BioY, which codes for MNAREISLTALFVALTAVSAQIEIPLGPVPFTLQVLMVLLSGLLLSARLGFLTQAIYLLAGAIGFPIFAGFTGGFAHLYGPTGGYLLAFPLASFIAGLFAERFKNPYLWIAGSLLALGVIYLLGWLRLGLYLGGNFAKALYIGVLPFVPVDTAKAILAVGIARAVKRALPEF
- a CDS encoding ABC transporter ATP-binding protein encodes the protein MIRVENLHFAYRQREVLRGIDLTLGEEILALVGPNRSGKTTLAKHLNGLLRPGKGRVLVDGLDTREHTVAELSRKVGYVFQNPEHMFFEETVFKEVAFGPKNLGLDREEVEERVRWALKAVNLEGFEERTPYSLSGGEKQRLAIACVLAMRPKYLILDEPTTGLDLKAERSVVEVITSLREKGHGILLITHDMDLVLELADRVVLLNEGRKVFDGPVEEFFRLDVEGYGLERPELLILAEKLGTSFVRSAEELVGRVGGDLSVLR
- a CDS encoding energy-coupling factor transporter transmembrane component T — translated: MIYQFYVERKSFLHSLDPRVKIIATLLGIASLMLFNDPKVLVPMFFLILFSGRLLGRLGIGEQLRLLKPLAFLVILTLFLWPLIYKPRLVGLLLGVSFSLRLLGFGLITFQLLMTTRQRELVLGFVKLGVPYEIGLTLTIALRYIPTLYGIANTIMDAQRSRGLELDRGNILSRIRKTVPILIPLIVASLKTAHELSIALESRAFGAGKKRTFYRDIEMRGTDYVVLSTVVLAFALLLYLRFVHGFGHMLIYRQ